One Persicobacter psychrovividus DNA window includes the following coding sequences:
- a CDS encoding NADH-quinone oxidoreductase subunit J, with protein MNQYLIYEILFYGFMGLTLLSAITIIFAKNVLYAAFSLLVSLFGVAALFVLMGADFLGIAQIMIYIGGILVLMIFGVMLTNRLNGKPIITANKNVLVSLILGMVTFGFLGLVFSQFEWAKRPWMQADAVADGSIRALGIATMTNFILPFELVAVMLLVALIAGTYLAKRAR; from the coding sequence ATGAACCAATATTTGATATATGAAATCCTGTTTTATGGATTTATGGGGCTGACATTATTGTCGGCCATCACCATTATTTTTGCCAAAAATGTACTTTACGCAGCTTTTTCGCTGTTGGTGTCCCTTTTTGGTGTTGCCGCACTGTTTGTTTTGATGGGGGCTGATTTTTTGGGAATTGCACAAATCATGATCTATATCGGGGGCATATTGGTGCTGATGATTTTTGGGGTGATGCTGACTAACAGGCTCAATGGAAAACCCATCATTACGGCCAATAAAAACGTGCTGGTCAGCCTGATTTTAGGCATGGTGACTTTTGGGTTTCTTGGCTTGGTGTTTTCTCAGTTTGAATGGGCAAAACGTCCCTGGATGCAGGCCGATGCCGTTGCCGATGGGAGTATTCGTGCATTGGGTATCGCCACCATGACCAACTTTATTTTACCTTTCGAATTGGTGGCAGTCATGCTTTTGGTTGCATTAATCGCAGGGACATATTTAGCAAAACGAGCAAGATGA
- the nuoK gene encoding NADH-quinone oxidoreductase subunit NuoK, whose protein sequence is MIPLAHILIFSALLFSLGIMIVLMKKNAIVILMGIELILNAANINLVAFSHYDPTFSGQMFTMFVMVVAVSEIAIALAIVFKLYHHLRSIDLDLN, encoded by the coding sequence ATGATTCCATTAGCGCATATATTAATATTTTCGGCCCTGTTGTTTTCTCTTGGGATCATGATTGTCCTGATGAAGAAAAATGCCATTGTTATCCTGATGGGGATTGAGCTGATTCTTAATGCCGCCAATATCAATCTGGTGGCTTTTTCGCATTACGACCCCACTTTTTCGGGGCAAATGTTTACCATGTTTGTAATGGTGGTTGCGGTATCAGAAATTGCCATTGCACTCGCCATTGTTTTTAAGCTTTATCATCATTTGCGTTCCATCGACCTTGACTTAAACTAA
- a CDS encoding 4Fe-4S binding protein — MSKNFKNKYWTNIKDAYKTLKEGMGLTLTHFVKATKSHDNRGIDEQGYFDQNEGLVTLQYPHQKLEVPINGRYKLDLEQEDCIVCDKCAKVCPVDCIDIVPVRSAEELGKTSDGSSIRMHLAKFDIDMAKCMFCGLCTYVCPTECLTMTSEYDYSTFDFAEHNVPFATMTPLEILEAEAKWKKVQEEKQAAKAAKPSPAAKAVIKPKAVGAPKVSIPKPAAKAVIKPKVPSAATAKKVVKPQIPAMKKADEQTPENTNVAKKPVLKPKIGGAGSAAETTPSGSNVAKKAVAKPKIPTAGSGTNVAKKPVLKPKIGGAGSAAETTPSGSNVAKKAVAKPKIPTAGSGTNVAKKPVVKPKIGGAGSVAETTPSGSNVAKKSVAKPKNPTAGSGTNVAKKPVLKPKIGGAGSAAETTTSGSNVVKKPVAKPKIPTAGSGTNVAKKPVLKPKIDGTGSAAETTTSGSNVAKKPVAKPKIPTAGSGTNVAKKPVVKPKIGGMSSSAETTTSGNNVAKKAVAKPKIPTAGSGTNVAKKPVLKPKIGGTSSAAETTTSGSNVVKKAVAKPKIPTAGSGTNVAKKSVLKPKIPNTKPKED, encoded by the coding sequence ATGAGTAAAAATTTTAAGAATAAATATTGGACAAATATAAAGGATGCCTATAAAACCTTAAAGGAAGGAATGGGGCTGACATTGACCCATTTTGTGAAGGCGACCAAGTCTCATGATAACCGTGGGATCGATGAACAGGGGTATTTTGACCAGAACGAAGGGCTTGTAACTTTACAATATCCGCATCAAAAACTGGAGGTTCCTATCAATGGGCGATATAAGCTTGATTTGGAGCAGGAGGACTGTATTGTTTGCGATAAGTGCGCTAAGGTGTGTCCTGTGGATTGTATAGATATCGTTCCTGTACGCTCTGCGGAGGAACTTGGTAAAACGTCTGATGGATCTTCTATCAGGATGCATTTGGCAAAGTTTGATATCGATATGGCCAAATGTATGTTCTGCGGCCTTTGTACTTATGTTTGTCCTACCGAATGTCTGACCATGACGTCGGAATATGACTATTCTACTTTTGATTTTGCAGAGCATAATGTGCCTTTTGCAACCATGACGCCTTTGGAGATTCTTGAGGCAGAGGCTAAATGGAAAAAGGTGCAGGAGGAAAAGCAGGCAGCCAAAGCAGCGAAACCTTCGCCTGCAGCCAAGGCGGTTATCAAGCCTAAAGCCGTGGGAGCGCCAAAGGTGAGTATCCCAAAACCAGCGGCTAAGGCGGTAATTAAACCGAAGGTGCCTTCAGCAGCAACCGCCAAAAAAGTTGTGAAGCCCCAGATTCCAGCGATGAAAAAGGCGGATGAACAAACGCCAGAAAATACAAATGTGGCCAAAAAGCCCGTGCTCAAGCCAAAAATTGGTGGTGCAGGTTCAGCAGCTGAAACCACACCGAGTGGCAGCAATGTCGCGAAGAAAGCAGTGGCCAAGCCAAAAATTCCAACGGCAGGTTCAGGAACGAATGTGGCCAAAAAGCCCGTGCTTAAGCCAAAAATTGGTGGTGCAGGTTCAGCAGCTGAAACCACACCGAGTGGCAGCAATGTCGCGAAGAAAGCAGTGGCGAAGCCAAAAATCCCAACGGCCGGATCAGGAACGAATGTAGCAAAAAAGCCTGTGGTTAAGCCAAAAATTGGCGGAGCGGGTTCGGTAGCTGAAACTACACCGAGTGGCAGCAATGTCGCGAAGAAGTCAGTGGCCAAGCCAAAAAATCCAACGGCCGGTTCAGGAACGAATGTAGCTAAAAAGCCCGTTCTTAAGCCAAAAATCGGCGGAGCAGGTTCGGCAGCTGAAACTACAACGAGTGGCAGCAATGTCGTGAAGAAGCCAGTGGCCAAGCCAAAAATTCCAACGGCAGGTTCAGGAACGAATGTGGCTAAAAAGCCCGTTCTTAAGCCAAAAATCGACGGAACGGGTTCAGCCGCTGAAACGACAACGAGCGGTAGTAATGTTGCGAAGAAGCCAGTAGCCAAGCCAAAAATTCCAACGGCAGGTTCAGGAACGAATGTAGCAAAAAAGCCTGTGGTTAAGCCAAAAATCGGCGGAATGAGTTCGTCAGCTGAAACTACAACGAGCGGTAACAATGTCGCGAAGAAAGCAGTGGCCAAGCCAAAAATTCCAACGGCAGGTTCAGGAACGAATGTGGCTAAAAAGCCCGTGCTTAAGCCAAAAATCGGTGGGACGAGTTCAGCCGCTGAAACGACAACGAGTGGCAGCAATGTCGTGAAGAAAGCAGTAGCCAAGCCAAAAATTCCAACGGCCGGTTCAGGGACGAATGTAGCAAAAAAGTCCGTGCTTAAGCCAAAAATACCTAATACTAAACCGAAAGAGGATTAA
- a CDS encoding GNAT family N-acetyltransferase, which translates to MDWKKNFETTRLQLRPFIEKDQEPFKDLVADRQVERFLSMPTLAHLKQTKHLKDYTLFETPKPGHGLTLLIREKENEEFVGIIGLRPAEDKNEYRLFCTLGPQYWLKGYAKEAGNVVIKYGFEEMQAEAIHGSAEGSNLASVNFLNSLGMRLNTGDKPSPNSSIKPFEITKEDYRRRSMK; encoded by the coding sequence ATGGATTGGAAAAAAAATTTCGAGACAACACGCCTTCAGTTAAGACCTTTCATAGAAAAAGATCAGGAACCTTTCAAGGATCTTGTTGCGGACCGACAAGTGGAGCGTTTCCTTTCAATGCCTACTTTAGCGCATTTGAAGCAAACCAAGCACCTCAAGGATTACACCCTTTTTGAGACCCCAAAACCAGGTCATGGATTAACATTGTTGATCCGTGAAAAAGAAAATGAAGAGTTTGTTGGCATTATCGGCCTTCGCCCTGCAGAGGACAAAAATGAATACCGATTGTTCTGTACGCTTGGCCCACAATATTGGCTGAAAGGCTACGCCAAAGAAGCGGGAAATGTAGTGATTAAATATGGATTTGAAGAAATGCAGGCTGAGGCAATTCACGGTTCTGCGGAAGGCAGTAACCTGGCTTCAGTAAATTTCCTCAACAGTTTAGGCATGCGACTGAACACAGGGGACAAACCATCCCCAAATTCAAGCATTAAACCTTTTGAGATCACCAAAGAGGATTACCGACGAAGAAGCATGAAATAA
- the metG gene encoding methionine--tRNA ligase, which translates to MTEQSKRYTITAALPYANGPVHIGHLAGVYVPADIYVRYLRSKGEDVVFVCGSDEHGVPITIRAKKEGVTPQQVVDKYHGIIKNAFADFGISFDIYSRTSSKTHAETAADYFKKMYDEGKFVEQTSEQYYDEKNNQFLADRYIMGECPKCGNPDAYGDQCEKCGSTLSPRELVNPRSTISGEQPILKETTHWYLPLDKYEPWLKEWILEQNKDWKSNVYGQCKSWLDSGLMPRAVTRDLNWGVPVPVEGADGKVLYVWFDAPIGYISATKDWATENGKNWEDYWKSEEAELIHFIGKDNIVFHCIIFPSMLKGDGSYILPKNVPANEFLNLEGDKISTSRNWAVWLHEYLNDLPDKQDVLRYTLCANMPETKDNDFTWKDYQTRNNSELVAILGNFVNRAVVLTNKYYDGAIPARGELQQIDLDTLDALEVLPEKIAAALDKYKFREALAAMMELARLGNKYLADTEPWKLAKTDAERVKTIMNIALQIVANLSIVAEPFLPFTAAKLVEMLNIDTLKWREAGRQDILGDGHQINKGQLLFEKLEDATIDAQMQKLEDTKKANEAENTPVAPAKEDCSFDDFMKMDIRVGEILEAEKLKKSKKLLKLKVDVGFETRTILSGIAQHFSPEEIVGKKVQVLVNLPPRKMMGIESEGMVMMAEAKDGSLRFMEPSADTEAGSMIS; encoded by the coding sequence ATGACTGAGCAATCTAAAAGATATACCATTACAGCGGCTTTGCCGTATGCCAATGGCCCTGTACACATTGGGCACCTTGCGGGCGTTTATGTTCCGGCGGATATTTATGTGCGTTACCTGAGATCAAAGGGAGAGGACGTGGTTTTTGTTTGTGGATCTGATGAGCACGGTGTGCCGATTACCATCCGGGCAAAAAAAGAGGGCGTAACTCCTCAGCAGGTTGTTGACAAGTACCACGGTATCATCAAAAATGCCTTTGCTGATTTCGGAATTTCTTTTGATATCTATTCTCGTACTTCGAGCAAAACGCATGCAGAGACTGCCGCGGATTACTTCAAGAAAATGTACGATGAAGGAAAGTTTGTAGAGCAGACTTCCGAGCAGTATTATGACGAGAAGAACAACCAGTTTTTGGCAGACCGCTACATTATGGGCGAGTGCCCAAAATGCGGGAATCCAGATGCCTACGGCGATCAGTGTGAAAAGTGTGGCTCAACACTTTCTCCACGTGAATTGGTTAATCCTCGCTCGACAATCTCTGGCGAGCAGCCGATTCTTAAAGAAACTACCCACTGGTATTTGCCATTGGACAAATACGAGCCATGGTTGAAAGAATGGATCTTGGAGCAAAATAAAGACTGGAAATCCAATGTTTATGGTCAGTGTAAATCTTGGCTCGACAGTGGCCTGATGCCTCGTGCCGTAACCCGCGATTTGAACTGGGGAGTCCCTGTGCCTGTAGAGGGAGCCGACGGCAAAGTGTTGTACGTGTGGTTTGATGCCCCTATTGGCTATATTTCAGCGACCAAAGACTGGGCGACGGAAAATGGCAAAAATTGGGAAGATTACTGGAAAAGTGAAGAGGCTGAGCTGATCCACTTTATCGGTAAAGACAATATCGTATTTCACTGTATCATTTTCCCTTCTATGCTGAAGGGTGATGGCTCTTATATTTTGCCTAAAAATGTCCCTGCGAATGAATTCCTGAACCTTGAAGGGGACAAGATTTCTACCTCGCGTAACTGGGCAGTTTGGTTGCACGAATACCTGAACGACCTTCCTGACAAGCAGGATGTTTTGCGCTACACGCTGTGTGCCAATATGCCTGAAACCAAGGATAACGATTTCACCTGGAAAGATTACCAAACCAGAAACAACTCTGAACTGGTGGCCATTTTGGGTAATTTTGTGAACCGTGCAGTGGTATTGACCAACAAATATTACGACGGTGCTATTCCTGCACGTGGTGAATTACAACAGATTGATCTGGATACCTTGGATGCGTTGGAAGTACTTCCGGAGAAAATCGCCGCTGCCCTTGATAAGTATAAGTTCCGTGAAGCCCTGGCGGCAATGATGGAACTGGCGCGCCTGGGGAACAAATACTTGGCAGATACCGAGCCATGGAAATTGGCGAAAACTGATGCCGAGCGTGTAAAAACCATCATGAACATTGCTTTGCAGATTGTTGCCAACCTGTCGATTGTCGCAGAGCCTTTCTTGCCTTTTACAGCCGCTAAACTGGTAGAAATGCTGAACATCGATACCTTGAAGTGGAGAGAGGCTGGCCGTCAGGATATTCTTGGCGACGGGCACCAAATCAACAAAGGACAGTTGCTTTTCGAGAAATTGGAAGACGCTACCATTGATGCTCAAATGCAGAAACTCGAAGACACCAAAAAGGCCAATGAAGCAGAAAACACCCCTGTTGCTCCTGCCAAAGAAGATTGCTCTTTTGATGATTTCATGAAAATGGATATTCGCGTTGGAGAAATCCTCGAAGCGGAAAAACTGAAAAAGTCTAAAAAGCTTTTGAAACTGAAAGTGGATGTCGGCTTTGAAACCCGCACCATTTTGAGTGGGATTGCTCAGCACTTTTCTCCTGAAGAAATTGTAGGTAAAAAAGTGCAGGTGTTGGTGAATTTGCCTCCTCGAAAAATGATGGGCATTGAGTCTGAAGGGATGGTCATGATGGCTGAAGCCAAAGATGGAAGCCTCCGTTTTATGGAGCCATCAGCAGATACCGAAGCAGGATCTATGATTAGCTAA
- a CDS encoding DUF3078 domain-containing protein — protein MKKILLLAALLSTSSVYAQNTTANAKKEVQRPQKEWKVGGTTGINMSQVTLSNWAAGGDNSIAGNAFANVYANYSHEKIIWGNKLDVGYGLIRKGSSGQEKTEDRIDLLSSFSRQIKDSRWYYTGLLNFRTQFADGFDLKGDDPTKRISTFMAPGYLEFSAGTTYIIKDLFSLYLGPIATKTTFVMDDELSNQGAFGVQKGDNYRFEVGANVRFQFKKDVAKNVTFQLNGNFFSNYRENPQNIDVNLDALLDLKVNDWLSANISVQTIYDDDIKINDMGPRLQYKHVMAIGLVYKFKNHQ, from the coding sequence ATGAAAAAAATACTACTCCTTGCTGCACTACTCAGCACTTCATCTGTATATGCTCAAAATACAACAGCAAATGCAAAAAAAGAGGTACAAAGGCCTCAAAAAGAATGGAAAGTCGGTGGCACGACAGGCATTAATATGTCTCAGGTGACTTTAAGCAACTGGGCGGCTGGTGGCGACAATTCCATCGCAGGTAATGCCTTCGCCAATGTGTATGCGAATTATTCCCATGAAAAAATTATTTGGGGAAACAAGCTGGATGTTGGTTACGGACTGATCCGCAAAGGGAGTTCTGGTCAGGAAAAAACCGAAGACCGCATAGATCTGCTTTCGAGTTTCAGCCGCCAGATCAAGGACAGCCGATGGTACTATACTGGATTGCTGAACTTCAGAACGCAATTTGCCGATGGTTTCGACTTGAAGGGCGATGACCCTACCAAACGAATCTCGACATTTATGGCACCTGGTTACCTGGAATTTTCTGCGGGTACTACCTATATCATTAAAGATTTATTCAGTCTGTACCTTGGGCCTATCGCCACGAAAACCACCTTTGTAATGGATGATGAATTATCTAACCAAGGGGCGTTTGGTGTTCAGAAAGGCGATAATTACCGTTTTGAAGTGGGGGCAAACGTCAGGTTCCAGTTCAAAAAAGATGTGGCTAAAAATGTCACCTTTCAATTAAATGGTAACTTCTTCTCCAATTACCGCGAGAATCCTCAAAATATTGATGTAAACCTGGATGCTTTACTCGACCTGAAAGTAAACGACTGGCTTTCTGCCAACATTTCGGTGCAAACCATTTATGATGACGATATCAAAATCAACGACATGGGGCCACGCCTGCAATACAAACACGTGATGGCCATTGGCTTGGTGTACAAATTTAAAAACCACCAATAA
- a CDS encoding aminotransferase class V-fold PLP-dependent enzyme produces MPQLIFVPGPSATYFTLEDHLKSALKEQVMAISHRSPAFKGIYKFTVEQLRQLLDIPQAYEVVFTTSATEVWDRMAENLVDTHSLHHVHGAFSKKCAQAFQRLGKEAQMITAPEGTVALFDPKAVEAQPELIHFTANETATGVKHPMADLREAKKHFPDALIAMDVVSSTPTTPIPFEDLDSVYFSVQKCFGLPAGLGVWIVSPRAIAKAHALTVAGKVYPSYHPLLEMVDKGKGYQTIETPNTLNIYLLGKVAEDFRRKGVDVIRREAIYKNTILIKCFEDHPLLSPLVQEKDWRSDTVAVANVEGGSAPLIAYLKEKGLVVGAGYGKHKAAQIRIANFPTHSKEQIELLVDLIADWRP; encoded by the coding sequence ATGCCTCAACTTATATTTGTACCAGGCCCATCAGCGACCTACTTTACCCTCGAAGATCACCTCAAGAGCGCACTCAAAGAACAGGTCATGGCCATCAGCCACCGATCTCCAGCATTTAAGGGCATCTATAAATTCACCGTAGAACAGCTGCGTCAGCTTTTGGACATTCCGCAGGCTTATGAAGTGGTATTTACTACCTCTGCTACGGAAGTTTGGGACCGTATGGCCGAAAACCTGGTGGACACCCACAGCCTCCACCACGTGCATGGGGCATTTTCCAAAAAATGTGCGCAGGCATTTCAGCGATTGGGAAAAGAAGCACAAATGATTACGGCCCCAGAAGGCACGGTAGCCTTATTTGACCCGAAGGCCGTGGAAGCTCAGCCCGAGCTGATTCACTTTACAGCCAACGAAACCGCTACTGGCGTCAAGCACCCGATGGCTGATCTCCGCGAAGCGAAAAAACATTTCCCCGACGCATTGATCGCTATGGATGTGGTATCCTCTACCCCGACCACGCCTATTCCTTTTGAGGACCTTGACAGTGTGTATTTTTCCGTTCAAAAATGTTTTGGATTACCTGCTGGATTGGGCGTATGGATCGTCAGTCCGCGCGCAATAGCCAAAGCCCATGCCCTGACCGTAGCGGGCAAGGTGTACCCATCCTATCACCCTTTATTGGAAATGGTGGACAAAGGCAAGGGTTATCAAACCATAGAAACGCCAAACACCCTCAATATTTATTTATTGGGCAAGGTGGCGGAAGATTTCCGCAGAAAGGGTGTGGATGTGATCCGACGTGAGGCTATTTATAAAAACACGATCCTGATCAAGTGCTTTGAAGATCACCCTTTACTTTCCCCTTTGGTTCAGGAAAAAGACTGGCGCTCGGACACTGTGGCGGTGGCCAATGTTGAGGGTGGTTCCGCACCTTTAATAGCCTATTTGAAAGAGAAAGGGCTTGTTGTTGGGGCAGGTTATGGAAAGCATAAGGCTGCGCAAATTCGCATTGCCAACTTCCCGACCCACTCCAAAGAGCAGATCGAATTGCTCGTTGATTTAATTGCTGACTGGCGACCTTAA
- a CDS encoding complex I subunit 1 family protein, translating to MTITTFLFYLPLLLTFAVAGIYAERKIAGFIQDRLGPMDTGKFGLLQTIADVLKLLMKEDISHDRVDKKLFPIAPIIVFSAILSGFAVLPLTSDWTGAGLQVGLFYLLTIITFDVVGILMAGWAANNKYALFGAERSVAQLISYEVPMGMCVLAVVCICQTLDLQAISFQQGIFAVAHGQEVSYLFGIKATGIEVSSIGGILSWNIVRAPILIPVAVIFFIASLAEANRAPFDLAEAESELIAGYNVEYSGFKFAMLMLGEYGMMLLMSILMAVLFFGSWNTPFPNIGSWPLAEWTSGQPGSVSGHLWGGFWLLSKAFVVIFFQMVVRWTYPRLRVDQLMSFAWKYLTPATLILVVLSVFWRMLMI from the coding sequence ATGACCATCACAACCTTTCTATTTTACCTTCCGCTGTTGCTTACTTTTGCCGTAGCGGGAATTTATGCCGAGCGGAAAATTGCAGGATTTATTCAGGATCGCCTGGGCCCAATGGATACGGGTAAGTTTGGCCTTTTGCAGACCATCGCCGATGTGCTGAAACTCCTGATGAAAGAGGATATTTCCCATGACCGTGTTGATAAAAAGCTATTCCCCATTGCACCAATTATCGTGTTTTCTGCAATATTGAGTGGGTTTGCCGTCTTGCCTTTAACCTCTGACTGGACTGGCGCAGGTTTGCAGGTCGGTTTGTTTTACCTACTGACCATTATCACTTTTGATGTTGTCGGCATTCTGATGGCGGGATGGGCCGCAAATAATAAATATGCCCTTTTTGGTGCTGAGCGATCTGTAGCGCAGCTGATCAGTTACGAGGTGCCTATGGGGATGTGTGTGCTGGCAGTCGTCTGTATTTGTCAGACCCTCGATTTGCAGGCAATATCCTTTCAGCAGGGAATTTTTGCCGTGGCCCACGGGCAGGAGGTCAGCTATTTGTTTGGCATTAAAGCCACGGGCATTGAAGTTTCCAGCATTGGTGGTATTCTAAGCTGGAATATTGTCAGGGCGCCGATTCTTATTCCTGTGGCCGTGATTTTCTTCATCGCTTCGCTGGCAGAGGCCAACCGTGCGCCATTCGACCTTGCCGAAGCGGAAAGTGAACTGATCGCTGGTTACAATGTGGAATACTCGGGTTTTAAATTTGCCATGCTGATGCTTGGAGAGTACGGCATGATGTTGCTGATGTCTATTCTGATGGCTGTATTGTTTTTTGGCAGCTGGAATACTCCATTTCCCAATATCGGATCCTGGCCTCTTGCCGAATGGACAAGCGGTCAGCCTGGTAGTGTGAGTGGGCACCTTTGGGGTGGTTTTTGGTTGCTGTCGAAAGCCTTTGTGGTGATATTTTTCCAAATGGTGGTGCGCTGGACCTATCCTCGTTTGCGGGTGGATCAGCTGATGAGTTTCGCCTGGAAATACCTGACGCCCGCAACATTAATTTTGGTGGTTCTGTCCGTTTTTTGGCGGATGTTAATGATATAA
- the nuoL gene encoding NADH-quinone oxidoreductase subunit L yields METLTQYNSLAIGAGILAMILPLLSFVLIAFFSDYFGAKSDRLAISAVSISLVMSVFVAMQVFPNHVITAQWSWFSVGEYQFNIGLLLDQLTAVMLVVVSLVSLLVHIFSMNYMKGEPHYARYYSFLGLFTFSMFIILLADNLLVLFMGWELVGLSSYLLIGFWFERPSAANANRKAFLTNRVGDMGFLFGIMIFWAYFHTLNFQELTALFSNASVLAQIPSTWLILGGLGIFMGTVGKSAQFPLQVWLPDAMQGPTPVSALIHAATMVAAGIFLLARVFPMLAPETLIVIALIGSITAMMGAFSALNQFDIKRVLAYSTSSQLGYMVMGMGVGAYDASLFHLITHAFFKAGLFLSVGAVIHAMHHFHAECKKKNISIHLDPQDMRQMGDLGKRMPLIHAGYTICALALIGLPFFSGFMSKDAILMASWEWAQNLSAHGQYWAWFVPLSGFGAAVLTAFYMARQWYLVFWSKSRLIVECQAACNCYDSLHDPSWKKTVPVGLLAMLSVWLVYGLNPFDGHASWLYHAVDQPMNVMLADWQIAGQREIWYVPLLALASALLGLGYAYRKYSRVSKLGIDYSHRRPKGRWGYLSINNFYMDRFYRKHFMIRSLRWAYRLHWFDKNVLDKGIVAIGGLTLSASRVFRKFDQANQWVVNAIGVAVVILGQAFRTLDIWIVDGLVNFSANLSSALGKSFGKVQGRQTQSIIAYMLCGVFILALWVLL; encoded by the coding sequence ATGGAAACCTTAACTCAATATAATTCTTTGGCCATTGGAGCAGGGATATTGGCCATGATCCTGCCCTTGCTGTCTTTTGTGCTGATCGCCTTTTTTTCGGACTATTTCGGCGCCAAAAGTGACCGACTGGCCATTAGCGCTGTCAGTATTTCGTTGGTCATGTCGGTATTTGTCGCCATGCAGGTATTTCCCAACCATGTGATTACAGCACAGTGGTCGTGGTTTTCTGTCGGCGAATATCAGTTCAATATCGGCCTATTGCTTGATCAGCTTACCGCAGTAATGCTGGTGGTGGTCAGCCTGGTGTCTTTACTGGTGCATATTTTCTCGATGAACTACATGAAAGGCGAGCCACATTATGCCCGCTATTATAGTTTCCTCGGGCTCTTTACCTTCAGTATGTTTATCATCCTGCTGGCTGATAACCTATTGGTACTTTTCATGGGTTGGGAGCTGGTAGGCTTGTCTTCTTATTTGCTGATCGGTTTTTGGTTTGAGCGCCCCTCGGCAGCGAATGCCAACCGTAAAGCATTCCTGACCAACAGGGTGGGGGATATGGGTTTTCTTTTCGGAATCATGATTTTCTGGGCCTATTTTCATACCCTTAATTTTCAGGAACTCACCGCCCTTTTCAGCAATGCGTCAGTTTTGGCACAAATCCCTTCCACGTGGTTAATTCTCGGTGGGCTGGGGATATTCATGGGGACAGTCGGTAAATCGGCGCAGTTTCCTTTGCAAGTCTGGTTGCCTGATGCCATGCAGGGGCCAACGCCTGTTTCTGCATTAATCCACGCCGCAACCATGGTTGCCGCAGGGATTTTCCTTTTGGCGAGGGTTTTCCCGATGCTGGCGCCTGAAACATTGATAGTGATCGCCCTGATCGGTTCCATTACCGCCATGATGGGAGCCTTTTCGGCCTTGAACCAATTTGACATCAAGCGGGTGTTGGCCTATTCTACCTCCTCGCAGTTGGGTTATATGGTGATGGGCATGGGGGTAGGTGCCTACGATGCATCCCTGTTTCACCTGATTACCCATGCGTTTTTCAAGGCGGGTTTATTCCTGTCCGTTGGTGCGGTCATTCATGCCATGCACCATTTTCATGCTGAATGTAAAAAGAAGAATATCAGTATCCATCTCGATCCGCAAGATATGCGTCAAATGGGTGACCTCGGCAAGCGGATGCCCCTGATTCATGCGGGATACACCATTTGTGCACTCGCCTTGATTGGCCTGCCGTTCTTTTCAGGATTTATGTCCAAAGATGCCATTCTTATGGCCTCCTGGGAATGGGCGCAAAACCTCAGTGCCCACGGGCAATATTGGGCATGGTTTGTTCCTTTGAGTGGTTTTGGAGCCGCTGTGCTTACGGCTTTTTATATGGCTCGACAGTGGTACCTGGTTTTTTGGTCAAAGTCAAGATTGATCGTTGAATGTCAGGCGGCCTGTAATTGTTACGATTCCCTGCACGATCCTTCCTGGAAGAAAACCGTGCCTGTTGGTCTTTTGGCGATGCTATCGGTCTGGCTTGTTTACGGCTTGAATCCTTTCGATGGACACGCTTCCTGGTTGTATCATGCCGTTGATCAGCCAATGAATGTGATGCTCGCCGACTGGCAAATTGCGGGTCAGCGGGAGATTTGGTATGTCCCATTACTGGCCTTGGCTTCGGCATTATTGGGCTTGGGCTATGCCTATCGAAAATATAGTCGGGTAAGTAAACTCGGCATAGATTACAGTCATCGCAGGCCAAAAGGCCGATGGGGGTATTTGTCGATCAATAATTTTTATATGGATCGTTTTTACCGAAAACATTTCATGATCCGCAGCCTGCGTTGGGCTTACCGACTGCATTGGTTTGATAAAAATGTGCTTGACAAAGGCATTGTTGCAATCGGCGGACTAACCCTGAGTGCTTCTCGGGTTTTCCGAAAATTCGATCAGGCCAACCAATGGGTGGTTAATGCCATAGGGGTTGCGGTCGTGATATTGGGGCAGGCTTTCCGAACCCTTGACATCTGGATTGTTGATGGACTGGTTAATTTTTCCGCCAACCTGTCTTCTGCATTAGGCAAGTCTTTCGGGAAAGTGCAAGGGCGACAAACACAATCCATCATTGCTTATATGCTTTGTGGGGTGTTTATCTTGGCCTTATGGGTGTTGTTGTAA